AGTTTACGAGCGCAATCGCGCATCAAAACTGAAACGTCGGTGCCCTCTTATCGACGGATTATCTCGGGATTCAACCAGCCGAGAACCGGTTGATCGGGATCGACCAGATAAACCCGCACTTCTTCGGCGGCGGTAATGGGCTGGCCATGCTCATTGCGGTTTGATTTTCGCACGCCGGTGCTCGAAATGGCCAGCCGATCTTCGGCAATGCCGTGCCGATCCAAATAATCGGCCACACTTTGGGCCCGCGAAGTTGCCAGTTGGCGACCGCTCTTGGCCAGCCCCTCCTGAGTGCGCGAGCCACTGCGCTCAGCTGAAGTGGCAACCAGAATGCGGAACTTGCTCGCTGGGGATCTCTGCAGTAGCTTGGCCAGTTCGGCCAACTGTTGACGGCTCTCGGGCGTCAGAACTGAAGAGTTCTGTTCAAAGCCGATCCCTTCGGCCCAGACGCCCGCGCCAGTCTCGGCATCGACTTCAATCCGGTCATCCTGCCGTGCAAGTTGAGCGATCGCTGGCAGTGAAGCCGGGGGCTGCGTAGACGCCCGGTGCGGACGCCACGGCAGCGCCTCTTCTCCTGCAGGGGCCGGGGACTTGCTGGCCAACTTTGGTGCCGATTTAGAAGTTGTGTTCGCAGCGTATGAGGTCGGCTTCGGAGGGGTTGCCGTACGACTGGCTAACGGGCGGGGAGTGCCGCCGGCAAGTTGTGTTTCCGCCTGATCTAGCTTCTGTTCGAGTGACGCTAGTTGGGTTTGCAGGTTGCGATTGGCGTCGCGCTGCTGACGAATGGTTGCCAGCAGTTCGTCTTTTTCGCCTTGAATGCGCTGCACCTGCGTATTCGGGCTCGCGCAACTGCAGAGAACTGCACAAGCGAAGCAAAGGCCGATTCGGAATGATGTGCTGAGTTGTTTTAATGCCATGATTCGACTCCTTTCGAACCAAGCGGACAAACTTGTCGGCTTATTTTTCCAGACCAAACGTGCTGAGGGCGGCATCCATCAAGGCCATCGACATCGACGACTGGCTATCGAAGACCCACATGTTGAGCAGGATATCGACCGTCAGCATCCCGCAGCAAACAAGCATGATCGTGACCAAAAACAGCCCCAGTACGTTCCAAACAGAGTACGGTGCTTCGATCACCGGCACTTGTACGTAAACGGGCTGACCTGCCATGCCAGGCATGCCGGCCATTCCCATGCCGCCGGCGACGGGCATCGATTCGGCAAACGGCTCCATCACCATCTGGGCACTGGCGAAGGGATCTTCCGACATCGGTGCCGCACCCGCCGAGCGCAGCATCGTGGCGGCATCAGTATCGAACGATTCGGAATCTTCGAGGGCAATCACTTGCGAACCGCTATCCGATTCATCATCGCCGAGCGAATCGGTGGTCGACAACAGGAACTGATCGTCTTGTTTGAGTTGAGTCGCTTGGTCGGGATCGCCGGAGTCGTCGTCAAGCGCGATGACGTCGTCATCTTCGGGCAATTCGAGAGAATCGACGGCAGAACCGCCAAGATCGAGTGGCTCTTCCTCCAGCGAAAGACCGCTGTCGGTCGGCTTCAGGTTGATGCCTGAATCACCGCCGCGGAGGGCCAGGTCGCTGCCGATGCCGCTCCCAATCACACTGCCGCTGGCCATCCCTACGCTGTCGGAATCGAGATCGATCTCGTCCGAATCGTCATCGTCGATCGGGGCAGATTTCTTCGGTGGTTTCGAGATCGCAGGTTCGTCGTCCATCGACAGTTGCAAATCGTCTTCGCCCAGTTCCATGCCAGCACCAAGGGCCACATCGCTGCCGGACATCTTGATCGAACCGGTGCCACTGCCGCCGCCCAACTTGAGATCGGAACCGCCGAGAATGCCGGAAGCATCGAGCAGCGGGTTGCTGCCATCACCAGACATATCGGGCTCCGAAGCCAACTTCAAGTCGCTATCCGCAGCGGACTTCGCGCCCTTCTTCTTGCCAATGATCGTGCTGTTCGTGCCTTCGGGCGATTGGCCAAGTTCTTCTTCGCTGACGAGGATCGCTTCGTTGGCGTCCACATTGGAGGGAGACGAGAGGCCCGCGAGAGTCATATCAAAATCGTCGGCATTCAGCGCCGAGCCGCCGGCCCGCTCCGAAAGTACACGCTCGACTTCGTCGACTTTGAATTCCCAACCCGAGCCGGTGCGCACGCCAAAAATCTCGCCCTTTTGGCGCATCGTGGCGAGTTGGTCTTCCGTCACACCCAACTTCGCGGCTGCTTCACTGCTTGCGAGATTCTTGCCGGCCATTTCGTTACTCCGCGTCGACGGCCTGTTCAGGCCATCTGTTTTAACCGGCGTGGCGGCCGGTCAGCGCTGATCTGCGATGGATCGTATTTCGCGCGGCGTGGGGCTGCCGCTATTAAAGTCCTCCATGACCAGGTCCCACTGTACATTCCGAACACTTCGTAGGTTGATCGCGCCACTATTCCGGTCAATGTGATAGACGGCCATCACTTGTCGCCGCGGATCGACCACGGTGACTTGCTGCCGACCCTCAACATCCATTGATAGTGCAAGCAATTCGCCCGGCTGACCACGCTCGGCAACCCCCACGGGTCGCTGCGCTTGAGCTTGCGGAAAGTTGCTGGCACCCCAGACGAGAAGCACGAAACCAACGACGGCAAACCCCATCCACACACCACGCATTGCCAGCCTCCTTGCGAGTTGGCGGAAGATCGGGCCGTTACACCTATTCTAAAAGCCCCATTTTCCGTTTCAAGACTTATACTTACGCCGATTTTACATTCCGGACATCCGCCGGGCCGGAATAATCGGTCAGGTCGAATCGAACCGACCGCCCTATTTGGCGGGCCCAGCGAGCGCGGAGTGTACAAAGATGCCTCAATTCGCGAAAGCCGGTTTTTGCCAGCATTTCCTCCGTAGTCGAGTCATTCCATGACTCGTCCCCTGCGCCTCTTTCTCTGACATCCCCATTTGCCAGTGACAAAAATCCTCACAGAGCGACCGAGCAACGTCGCCCCCCTTACCTGACAGCTAGCGACGAATCTGCTAAAAAAGCCCCACTGCACTCCCCAAAACTTAGCTCAAAAACAGACTACTCTCAGCAAGGAGTTACCTCTCCCATGGCAACGAATTTTCCCCTGAACCGTAAGCTGCGAATGGCCCTGGTGGGTGGTGGACAAGGTGCTTTTATCGGCCGCGTGCATGCCACAGCCGCTGTCCTGGATAATCGCGCGGCCCTGGTCGCGGGCTGCCTGTCGAGCGATGCTGCCCGGGCCAAAGCCTCGGCCCCCGATTACGACATCCCCGAAAACCGCGCTTACACTTCGATCACCGAGCTGGTGCAGAAGGAAAAAGCACTCCCCGCCGATCAGCGCGTCGACTTCGTGTCGGTCGCCACGCCGAATCACACCCACTTCGAAATCGCCAAGACCGCGGCCGAAGCCGGCCTCAACGTCATCTGCGATAAGCCCATGACCTTCGACCTCAAGCAGGCTGAAGAACTGGCCGAAGTCGTCAGCAAGTCGGGTGTCGTCTTCGCCGTCTCGCACAACTACACCGGCTATCCCATGGTCCGGCAAGTTCGCGAAATGATCCTCGCCGGCGAATTGGGCGAGATCAACGCCATTCGCTCTAACTACATTCAAGGTTGGCTCCGGACCCGGCTGGAAAGTAGCGACCAGAAACAAGCGGCCTGGCGAACCGATCCCAAGAAGAGCGGCGCTGCCGGTTGCTTCGGCGATATCGCCACGCATGCTTACAACCTGGGCCGTTATATGACGGGCCTCCTCCCGAGCGAGATCAGTTGCCATCTGAAGACCTTCGAACAAGGCCGCGCACTCGACGACTACGGCACGGCCCTTATCAAATTCGAGAACGGCGCTTTTGGCTGCGTGACTGCTTCTCAAATCAGTCACGGCCGCGAGAACGACCTGTTCATCGAAATCGACGGTACGAAGGGGGCCATTCAATGGCGGCAAGAAGACCCCAACACACTCGTCTTCCGTCAGAACGGCCAACCTCACAAGCTTTACACGCGCAACGGCGGTCCCTATATCGGCAGCCTATCCGCTGCCTCATGCCGCCTCCCCAGTGGGCATCCCGAAGCCTTCTTCGAAGCCTTCGCGAATGTCTACCGCAGCGCGTACGACAACATGATCCTCCGCGCCGAGGGGAAGCCGTTCGAAAAAGTCGACACGATCTATCCGAACGTGAACGACGGCGTCGAAGGGATGTACTTCATTCAGCAAGCCGTCGAATCGAGCAAGCAGGGCGGAACCTGGCTGCCGCTGAAGCACCCTCTCGCGCGGCGTTAAAGGGACTCAAGATGACGGTCGTTTAACACCTAAACGTTCAACTTTTAATTGATAGTTGAACGCCAACTAGCAGTAAAACGCGAGGGTTGCGCTATCCGGTGTTCAATTAAGAACCTCTTAATTGAACACCCCCCGTTGGTGGTTGTTTTTTTCGGTGCTTGCGCTGCGTGAAGATTATTGGTTATCGATGTCGGTGCAACGGCCACTTACCCAGCCGTTGCCAGCGGGCGAGGTGCTGCCCCATTGGTAAGCGGAGCAGCATCGGCCGAGCGGACTAGTTCGGCAAACAGCCCATTCTGGGCAACCAGTTCCACGTACGATCCAATCGCGCTGATTCGGCCATCTTCAAAGACGAAGATCCGGTCGCAGTTTTTGAGCGTGGTCAAGCGGTGGGCAATGATAATCGTAGTTCGCTCGGTATTTTTGATCCCCAGAGCATTCTGCACCACGCGCTCGCTGATGTTATCGAGCGCGCTGGTTGCTTCATCGAGAATCAGAATCGGCGAGTTCTTCAACAGCAGTCGAGCAATTGCCAGTCGTTGCCGCTGACCGCCCGAGAGATTTTGCCCCCGCTCGGTCACCTCGGCTTGATAGCCTCCCGGCATCTGCATGATTTCGTCGTGTAAGTTGGCAAGTTCGGCCGCGCGCTGCACTTGGGCCAGTGTTACTTCCGAATTGCCGTAGGCGATGTTGTCGTGAATGGAACCCGAAAAGACGAACGGATTTTGTCCTACGTAACTAATCAGCTGCGCCATTTCAATTCGGCTTACATCACAAAGCGGTTTACCTCCGAGCAAGATTGACCCCTCATCGGGATGTAGCAACCGTAACAGCACTTTGATCCAAGTTGATTTTCCTGAACCCGATCGGCCCGCAATGCCGATTGTCTCGCCGTGCCGAATCGTGAGCGACAGGTGATCGAGCGCGCGGCGCATGCGATGATCGGGAGTGTTGTAATGCACCACCAGGTTTTCGACCTGAATTGCCGGCTCACCGCCTTGCAGTTTCAGGCCGTTGGTATCCGGCGTATCAAACGCACGATCCATGGGTGTGTGCAGCATCTGCAACAGGTCTCCCACGCGCAGGCTCGCCTCGTGACCCTCATCCAACACGCGGTGAACTTCGTTGAGCGGTGCCATCACATTCAAATACAAGACCGAAAATGTAAGCACGTCTCCGAACGAAATCTGGCCATTGATCGCCAGGTAAGTGGCCAGTCCTAGCACCACAATGTGGAAGAAGCCTTCGTTGAGCGCCTTCGCGCAGCCGTACAACGACATTTCAAAATGATGCCGCACTTCACTGGTGCGGCGTTTCTCGGCCCGATTAAACAGCCGCAGCATTTCTTGGTTATAGGTGTGCGCAACCCGAATGTATTCAGCACCATTCAATTGCTCGACCACCGCGCCGTCGATCTCTTCGCAGTCGCGCATCAAGCTCAGGCGCACACCCTTCTGCGACTTGAGTTGTCGCATTGTCAGAAAGACAGCCAGCGGAATCACGCCGAGCATGATCAGTCCCAACGCCGGCTGTTTAGTGAAGGCAACAAGCAACGCGAAGAAGCCGGTCAGAAATGCCGGTAAGCAGTCGAGAAACATCAGGCGCACAAAGCGAATCAAACCATCGACGCTGCGAAAGATCTTGCCGTGCAGCGCGCCGACCTTCTCTCCCGACAGCGAAACGAGATCGCCGCGCAGGGCATGACCCACAAGTTTCAACTGCATGTCGCGATTCAACCGCGCGACGCTCTTTTCGACAAACGAGCGGCGAACGACGTTCAGCCCTTCGCGAAACAAGTAGATGGCTGCTAGTCCACCCAAGATCCAACCCGCTGCCCAGTACATATCGTGATGGTTGAGCTTGCTCGTTGCGCCCGCTTGAATGCGATCGACGAGTTGTCCGAGCAGAATGGCCACGCCCGTGTTTGCTGCGCTCGTAACGCCCATGATGAGCGCTGCACTGCCGAGCGTCAGTCGATCTTCAATGGCAACAAAGGGCCAAACCTGAGTCGCGCGCCGCGCGAGCAAAGCTAGTTCGGAAAGGGTCCGCTGGGGAGTTTCCATAAGAGTTTCAACGACCTCTCGAGGTATATGCAGATAACCAACCGCCCGGAGAGGAGGGGCCTCCTTGCAAGCGACTCGCAGTGTGAGCAAACGCCATTCCATCCGCGTCGTCCCATGTCTATCTGCGGCCTATACTGCTAGAAGTAAGTCTTCTGATATGCGTTTTTATGATCGCTGCGCGTTCACTCTGATCGCAGCGAACGCATCTTTTCCGATGGTTTTGCCGCTAATTGCCTGCGTCGCTAGCAATGGATTTTTCGACGCCATTAGCGGTTTCTAACGCGTGTTTCCATTGCAGCACCCAGCGGCACAGCAGTTGCCTCTAAGGCTCGCATCTAAAACCCCTCAGGAGTCTTCCATGCCCACATTAACTGAATTGCAACGAGGCAATCCATTCCGTCCGCTTCGCGAAGACGCAACGTTTCAAAGTGAAGAGCTGATCACCGATTCACGAGCGACTCTCTCTCCCTCGCAACTGGTGGATCGCAAACTCCAAGCTCGCGTGCTGCCGGATTTTAATCGGCAGAAGTCCGACATCGTTCGCCCACGTGCCAAGTAATCGCCGCTGCCTTTGGCGGGTGCGCTGACGATCTTCCCTTCGAGAACCAGCAATGACATCCGCAACCACCTGCCCGGTTACGGCCGCGGCTGCTACCCCTGCGCTAGCTCCTCTGCGCGGAGAAGCTTTTAGCGCCGAACATCTGGAAGCTCATTTTGCCGAGTTAGCCAGAACGCTTGAGCTAGCAACAGAAAACTTTGAACGCGATCGTGATTTTTCCGCGCGCTTCGAAAGTAACGCCGTCCAGATTGCCGCCGTTTATCAGGTAATCACCAAGGCTGCGCGGCTCGGCGAAGTAGTACCCGCCGAGGCGGAATGGATTCTCGACAACTACTACGTTGTTGAGGAGCAACTCCGCGAAATACGTGACGACTTGCCGCGCGGCTTCTACCGCGAGTTGCCCAAGGTCACGTCCGGACATCCGCGTGTCTATGAGCTGGCTCGTGAACTGGTCATTCATACCGACAGTTCGCTGGACGAATCGTTGATTCAGCGCTGTGTGCAACAATTCCAAACCGTCGCACCTCTCACCATCGGTGAAGTGTGGGCGGTGCCGATCATGCTGCGCTTGGTGCTCATCGAGAATTTACGTCGCCTCTGCGAGCAGATGTTGCTCACCTATGAGTGTCGCCACTCGGCCCGGCAGCTACTCGACGAGTGGCGGCCCGAACGGAACTTCACGCTCGAAGCGCATGCCGAGCCGCGCTGCATTCCGACGATTATCCAACTGCTCGAACAGATTCCCGAGCGTGGACCGGAGCATCGCCCGGCGATTCGCTTACTGGAACGGCAAGTAGCCGATTTTGGCTGGAATCTGACCGATATCATCCATCACGAGCACAATCGGCAAGCCGCGAATCAAGTTTCGATCGGCAACGTTATCACCAGTATGCGGCTGATCGCCAGCCTCGACTGGATTGCTTTCTTCGAGCACGTGAATGCCGCCGAGCAAGTGTTGCGGCAGGATCCGGCGGGCGTCTATTCCCGCATGCACTTCGAAAGTCGCGACCACTACCGTCACGTGGTCGAAGAGCTGGCCAAGCGAACCGGCCAAACCGATATTCAAATCGCCGAGTTGGTGGTGAAGCAGGCCCGCGCTGCAACGTCGAGCGATGTCGACGTCGTCCGACGCCTGCACGTTGGCTATTGGTTGATCGACGAAGGTCGCAAACACCTCGAACAACAAATTGGTTATCGACCGCCGCTGCATCGCATCGTTCGCCACACCATGCTGCAGCGACCGCATGCCGCGTACTTTGGCCTGCTGACTGTCTTTTCGCTGATTGGCGTGGGCTGTATTGCGCTCCTCTGTGTCGCCCTGGGGATTTCACTTTGGCCAACACTACTGCTCGCCGCGCTCTGGTTATTTCCAGCCAGCGAACTCGCGCAAAGTGTCACAAATCTGCTGGTCACCAACATTTTGCCGCCGCGCTTGCTGCCGCGGTTTGACTTCAAAGCTGGCGTTCCGCTCCAGTATCCCACGATTGTCGTCGTCCCTTCGATGCTGAGCAATTCGCAGGAAGTCGATGCACTGTTGAATCGTCTGGAAAGTCACTATCTGGCGAATAGCGATGAAGCGCTGATGTTTGCCCTCCTCACCGATTTTAACGATGCTCCGCAAGAGGAGACTTCCAAAGACGCGCCCCTCGTGGCACGAGCGGTCGCCGGTATTCGCCGGTTAAACGCGCGCTATCGAGAAGGGGGGCGCCAGCCGTTCTATCTGTTCCATCGCCGACGGCAGTGGAATGCTTCCGAAGCAACCTGGATGGGTTGGGAGCGGAAACGCGGCAAGCTGATGGAGTTCGGCCGCTTGCTGCATGGCGAACAAGCCACTTCGTACGTCGTCCAAGAAGGCGATCTCGCCGCCCTCGCAAAATTTCGACAGGCGGAATTCACGCCATTCGTCATCACGCTCGACTCCGATACGCAACTGCCTCACGATGCCGCTCGCAAAATGATTGGCACGCTAGCTCATCCGCTCAATCGACCGCAGTTTTCGGCCAATCACAGCAAAGTTACCTCCGGATATACCATCTTGCAGCCGCGAGTGAATGTACATCTGGCCAGCGCTGGTCGTTCGTGGTTTGCCAAGATTTTTGCGGGGACGCCGGGTGTTGATCCTTACGCCACTGCCGCTTCGGACGTTTATCAAGACCTGTTTGGCGAAGGAAGTTTTACCGGCAAGGGGATTTACGACCTGCAGGCGTTCGAGCGTGCCTTGGCCGGCGCATTTCCAGAAAACGCGATCCTCAGTCACGATTTGATCGAAGGTTGTCACGCGCGCGTCGGACTGGTCAGCAACATTGAAGTTTACGACGGCTACCCCACCCGTTACGACGCCGAAGCGCGCCGCGCTCATCGTTGGGTGCGCGGCGACTGGCAGTTGCTCCCCTGGTTGTTACCATACGTGCCCTACGCCGAGGGTTGGAAGCGAAATCCGCTGTCGCTGCTATCTCGCTGGAAAGTGTTCGACAATCTCCGCCGCAGTCTTGTTCCCCCAGCACTCATCACAGGACTGCTCATCGGATGGTATCTAGCGCCGCGTGGCGCGTGGCTCTGGTCACTCGCCGCTGCCTTCGTGTTGGTGTTTCCGCTGCTGGCTCAGCTGGCGATGATCGCCCGCAATTGGTCGTGGAAGTTAAAGTTTGCCGAGCAAATCCGCGCGGTTTCCGGCGACGTGTTGAAGACAGTGTTGCAATGCGTGCTTGCCGCGGCAGTGCTGCCCTCGAAGGCCTGGTCGATGCTCGATGCCATTGCGCGCACCCTCGTGCGAATGTTCATCACGGGCCGAAGGTTGCTGGAATGGGAAACCGCAGCCGCCGTCGATATGCGGGTGGCCAATAGTCGCGGTTCACTACTGTTGCAGTTGTGGATGATCCCGGCGACGGCACTGCTGGTCGCGTTTACGTTGCCATTCGCAGCACTTCTGGCAGCAGCACCATTTCTCGTCCTGTGGTTTGTCGCGCCGGCAATTGCCTATTACATCAGTCAGCCGATTGTGATCGAACGTTCCCAGTGCAGCGAAACGCAAGCTGCCTGGCTGCGCGACGTCGTTTCGCAAACCTGGGCATTCTTTGAAGCCTATGTGGGAGATCGAGACCATTGGCTTCCGGTTGATAATGTGCAGGAAGAGCCGCACGAGAAGATTGCCCACCGCCTTTCGCCCACCAACGAAGGGCTTTATCTTCTGTCTGCACTTATCGCTCGCGACTTTGGCCTGCTCGGCACACACGGGTTAGTGCAGATTTGGGAAAACAACTTTCAAAGTCTGGAGAGGCTCGAGAAACTCAACGGGCATCTGTACAACTGGTACGACACCGAGACGCTGCAACCTCTGCTGCCGCGCTATGTCTCCACTGTCGATAGCGGCAACTTCGCGGCCTGCTTGCTCACCATGCAGGCTGGTGTGCACGACGTGCTCACGGAGCCGATCTTGCGCGATGAGACCTATCGCGGCGTGCTCGATAGCCTGGAACTGCTACGAGATGCCTACGAGCAAATTGGTGACGAAGATCCCGCGCAGCTCCGCTCGCTGCGGCAAACGCTCCGCCGGGTCGTGGGTGATCTCGAAGCGCTTCTTCCTGGTGAACCGAAGGAACTCAAGTCCTGGTATCAAACAACCCGGCTACTGCAGCAATTTGCCGAGCAACTGCCGCGGGTGCCGGATTCCAGTCTGTCGACCGCACAAGGTCATCACCTGAACAACAAAGTGCGGGTGGTCCGCAGTCGCCTGCAAAGCATCTGTCAGGATGTGGACCTCCTCTTCGCCTGGTTACCGATAATTGCTGAATCAACCGGTCGCAGTCAGTCGCTGCAGTTCAAGCTGGGTGCTGCCGCCAATTCATGGGAAGAGATCGAGAAGCTGCTCGATTCTGCGCGGACGCTCCCCCAAATTGCCACGCTCAATCAAGCAACCACACTTTCCTTCGACCGCCTACGTGAAGCCACCACCGACGCACCGTCACTACAGGTCCTGGAAGCGTTGTCGGCAGCCATCAGCCGCAGTTCTCGCGCCGCGACTGAGTTGCAACAACGGCTGGAACAGGTCAGTCACAAGGCCGAAGAGATGGCCCTGGCAATGGATTTTCGGTTTCTCTTCAATTCGCAGCGTCGCCTGTTTTCGATCGGCTACAACGTCGAAGATGGCCGCCTCGACCGCTCACACTATGACATGCTTTGCTCCGAGGCCCGGCTCGCCAGCTATCTGGCCATAGCCAAGGGAGATGTCGAAGCGACACATTGGTTTCAACTGGGCAGGCACGCGACGATTGCCGCGGGCAAATTCGCGCTGTTGTCGTGGGGCGGCACAATGTTCGAATACTTGATGCCGCAACTCTTTCAGCGGCAGTACGAGGGCTCGCTCCTGACGCAAAGTTGCCAGGCTGCCGTTTTGCGTCAGCAAGAGTATGGCCGACAAAACAATATCCCGTGGGGAATTTCCGAGTCGGCCTTCGGTGCGCTGGCGGTCAATGCCGACTATCATTATCGCTCGTTCGGCGTCCCTGGGCTCGGTCTCAAGCGGGGCCTCGCGAAAGACCTGGTTGTCTCGCCTTACTCCACACTGATGGCGCTCACCGTCGATCCCGCTGCGGCGGTGGCCAACCTGCACGTGCTGGAGGAAGAAGGCGCACTCGGCGATTGGGGATTTTACGACGCACTCGATTACACTCCGGAGCGCGTGCCTTTTGGCAAGCGGCGCTTAGTGGTGCGGTGCTACATGGCACATCATCAAGGAATGGGGCTGTTGGCACTTGCCAACGTGCTCGGCAAGAACAGCATTCAACGCCGCTTCAACGCGCATCCATTCGCACGGGCTACGGAACTTCTTCTGCAAGAGCGCGTGCCGACGGTGATGACGCCGTTCGAACCGCATGCCGACGAAGTCGAACCGGTCGCAGTGCAGCACGAAGAGCAACAACTCGTCAGTCGGCGACTGGTGGGAGTGCAATCGGCCAATCCGCGTACCCACATTCTCTCGAATGGCAAATACAGCGTGATGCTGTCGAGTGCCGGTGGCGGCTTCAGTCGCTCGCAACAACTTGATGTCACGCGCTGGCGATCCGATGCC
Above is a window of Anatilimnocola aggregata DNA encoding:
- a CDS encoding OmpA family protein, translated to MALKQLSTSFRIGLCFACAVLCSCASPNTQVQRIQGEKDELLATIRQQRDANRNLQTQLASLEQKLDQAETQLAGGTPRPLASRTATPPKPTSYAANTTSKSAPKLASKSPAPAGEEALPWRPHRASTQPPASLPAIAQLARQDDRIEVDAETGAGVWAEGIGFEQNSSVLTPESRQQLAELAKLLQRSPASKFRILVATSAERSGSRTQEGLAKSGRQLATSRAQSVADYLDRHGIAEDRLAISSTGVRKSNRNEHGQPITAAEEVRVYLVDPDQPVLGWLNPEIIRR
- a CDS encoding helix-turn-helix domain-containing protein, whose amino-acid sequence is MAGKNLASSEAAAKLGVTEDQLATMRQKGEIFGVRTGSGWEFKVDEVERVLSERAGGSALNADDFDMTLAGLSSPSNVDANEAILVSEEELGQSPEGTNSTIIGKKKGAKSAADSDLKLASEPDMSGDGSNPLLDASGILGGSDLKLGGGSGTGSIKMSGSDVALGAGMELGEDDLQLSMDDEPAISKPPKKSAPIDDDDSDEIDLDSDSVGMASGSVIGSGIGSDLALRGGDSGINLKPTDSGLSLEEEPLDLGGSAVDSLELPEDDDVIALDDDSGDPDQATQLKQDDQFLLSTTDSLGDDESDSGSQVIALEDSESFDTDAATMLRSAGAAPMSEDPFASAQMVMEPFAESMPVAGGMGMAGMPGMAGQPVYVQVPVIEAPYSVWNVLGLFLVTIMLVCCGMLTVDILLNMWVFDSQSSMSMALMDAALSTFGLEK
- a CDS encoding Gfo/Idh/MocA family protein — its product is MATNFPLNRKLRMALVGGGQGAFIGRVHATAAVLDNRAALVAGCLSSDAARAKASAPDYDIPENRAYTSITELVQKEKALPADQRVDFVSVATPNHTHFEIAKTAAEAGLNVICDKPMTFDLKQAEELAEVVSKSGVVFAVSHNYTGYPMVRQVREMILAGELGEINAIRSNYIQGWLRTRLESSDQKQAAWRTDPKKSGAAGCFGDIATHAYNLGRYMTGLLPSEISCHLKTFEQGRALDDYGTALIKFENGAFGCVTASQISHGRENDLFIEIDGTKGAIQWRQEDPNTLVFRQNGQPHKLYTRNGGPYIGSLSAASCRLPSGHPEAFFEAFANVYRSAYDNMILRAEGKPFEKVDTIYPNVNDGVEGMYFIQQAVESSKQGGTWLPLKHPLARR
- a CDS encoding ABC transporter ATP-binding protein, with the protein product METPQRTLSELALLARRATQVWPFVAIEDRLTLGSAALIMGVTSAANTGVAILLGQLVDRIQAGATSKLNHHDMYWAAGWILGGLAAIYLFREGLNVVRRSFVEKSVARLNRDMQLKLVGHALRGDLVSLSGEKVGALHGKIFRSVDGLIRFVRLMFLDCLPAFLTGFFALLVAFTKQPALGLIMLGVIPLAVFLTMRQLKSQKGVRLSLMRDCEEIDGAVVEQLNGAEYIRVAHTYNQEMLRLFNRAEKRRTSEVRHHFEMSLYGCAKALNEGFFHIVVLGLATYLAINGQISFGDVLTFSVLYLNVMAPLNEVHRVLDEGHEASLRVGDLLQMLHTPMDRAFDTPDTNGLKLQGGEPAIQVENLVVHYNTPDHRMRRALDHLSLTIRHGETIGIAGRSGSGKSTWIKVLLRLLHPDEGSILLGGKPLCDVSRIEMAQLISYVGQNPFVFSGSIHDNIAYGNSEVTLAQVQRAAELANLHDEIMQMPGGYQAEVTERGQNLSGGQRQRLAIARLLLKNSPILILDEATSALDNISERVVQNALGIKNTERTTIIIAHRLTTLKNCDRIFVFEDGRISAIGSYVELVAQNGLFAELVRSADAAPLTNGAAPRPLATAG